The sequence below is a genomic window from Salvelinus namaycush isolate Seneca chromosome 2, SaNama_1.0, whole genome shotgun sequence.
CCCATGTGCTGAAAGTTTGCTTCCGAAACCCAGTGGTGGTGGTAGCTACCCTAGAAAATGGAGTCTGCTGTGTAAGTTTTGTTCCCCCTATATGTGAATAGGACAGTTTTTTAAATTCTGCCCTTCTTGCTCTCTCCTTTTCTATTTCAGTTGATGCTGATGAGATTAAGAGGCTAGGAAAGAGATTTAAGAAACTCGACCTAGATAACTCTGGCTCCTTGAGCGTGGAAGAGTTTATGTCCTTACCGGAACTCCAACAGAATCCCCTTGTACAGCGAGTAATCGATATATTTGACACAGATGGCAATGGGGAAGTCGACTTCAAAGGTAAGACTGATATGGGGTTGTTCACCTTGGATAACGATAGGTGCTGTTTCACCTTGAAATTAAATCATCAACCAAATGCTTAAATGTATAATGTTTTTTTTCTAGTAAGTGTTAGCCTGCAATATGACTTTATGCTGACCTACTTAAATCAGAAAATGCCTTTTAAAAGTTGTGAAAGAGTTTGTCGTGCTGTTGGGCATTTTCCTCGAAAGCACCCTCTAGCTCTTATACAACTGAGGGAATGGAATTACGACCCGATGTGTATTCATGTCCTTGTTACGGTCCTTTTAATTGTTGGTTGACTCAAAATGGCTTCACATTGTTTTGACAGAATTCATTGAGGGTGTCTCCCAGTTCAGTGTCAAAGGTGATAAAGAGATGAAATTGCGCTGTAAGTATAATGCCAACAAATCTCAACTGCTTTCACTGTGAAGTTTCCTCCATTTTAAAATGATTACCCACCTTTTTGTTGATACACCAATGCTGAGCTCATAAAGCAAATGTTTGTGATTTGATTGCCTGTATGAACATGTATCCACCTTCTCAGATGTTCAGAGATTCTTCAAAAACCCTCAATGTGCATATTTTGAAAACCTTTTCAAATAGAGGTCTGACCCAATCTTCCGTCTTTCCCTTGTCGTATAGTTGCCTTCAGGATCTATGACATGGACAAGGATGGCTACATATCCAATGGAGAACTCTTCCAGGTCCTCAAGATGATGGTGGGAAACAACTTAAAGGACACCCAGCTTCAGCAGATTGTTGACAAAACCATCATCAACGCAGACAAAGATGGCGATGGGAGAATATCCTTCGAGGAGTTTTGTGCGGTGAGTCGAAGAAACAACGTTTTACTCTGTGGTAGGGTTGCAAATTTCCTGAAACTTTCCATAAAATGTTCACAAGTTTTTGAGATCTCATTTAGAGGATTTCTGGAACCAGTAGGGAAGGAATCCTCCAACAAGGATTtctgcaacaaaaaaaactccAGACCTTTCTGAAATGTTGCAATCATATTGCCATGATCACAGTACATCACTTCTGTTCAAATTCAAAGGTGTCTGTTGCGTCTGACAGTTTCTTGCCCCTCTGTCTTCCATTAGGTCGTGGGAGGATTAGACATACACAAAAAGATGGTTGTGGACGTGTGACTGACCTCACGGGCCCCCTCAAAACACCTTTTCGCTTTCTTCTCCATTTCTGAGGATCTGCTCAAGGCGTCATCCAGCAACGCTCTCTGTGTATTTTTCAATGGAAGTATTTTTCTCTGTGAAGCCACCTTTTTTTCCAACCCGAGCCCTCTGAAGCCAACCATTTGTAAGTGTTATTGAACATGAATTCTCTCAATAACCCGGTGTAGCACTTTAAGAACCTGAAGGACAGCTTTTTATCTTTGAGTGAGTAtttcagtttggt
It includes:
- the LOC120065389 gene encoding calcineurin subunit B type 1, whose protein sequence is MGNEASYPLEMCTHFDADEIKRLGKRFKKLDLDNSGSLSVEEFMSLPELQQNPLVQRVIDIFDTDGNGEVDFKEFIEGVSQFSVKGDKEMKLRFAFRIYDMDKDGYISNGELFQVLKMMVGNNLKDTQLQQIVDKTIINADKDGDGRISFEEFCAVVGGLDIHKKMVVDV